One genomic window of Streptomyces spiramyceticus includes the following:
- a CDS encoding pyridoxamine 5'-phosphate oxidase family protein has protein sequence MRWGEFEQAAPEIAARAHGSFKRFGFVLVGTIRQDGTPRISPVEVHVVRHQLMLVMIAGSRKAHDLAGDPRLVLQTPVTNAGNPGCEIKLRGRVTDADETQREATAASIEATSGWRPHDSWRFFTLTLDSASCIEWNEDEMTLKRWDQEHGLRPTERRRLDMETSRYVPMED, from the coding sequence ATGCGCTGGGGCGAGTTCGAGCAGGCGGCACCGGAGATCGCCGCACGCGCGCATGGCTCGTTCAAGCGTTTCGGCTTCGTTCTGGTCGGAACCATCCGTCAGGACGGGACACCCCGGATCAGCCCGGTTGAAGTGCATGTCGTCCGGCACCAGCTGATGCTCGTAATGATCGCCGGATCACGCAAGGCACACGACCTTGCCGGCGACCCCCGCCTGGTGCTGCAGACTCCGGTGACGAACGCCGGTAACCCCGGGTGCGAGATCAAGCTGCGCGGGCGCGTGACGGACGCGGATGAAACGCAACGCGAGGCGACCGCTGCTTCGATCGAGGCAACGAGCGGGTGGCGTCCTCACGACTCCTGGCGCTTCTTCACCCTCACCCTCGACAGCGCAAGCTGCATCGAGTGGAACGAGGACGAAATGACCTTGAAGCGTTGGGATCAGGAGCACGGATTGCGACCGACCGAGCGACGCCGCCTGGACATGGAGACAAGTCGCTACGTGCCGATGGAAGACTGA
- a CDS encoding calcium-binding protein, translating into MGRPATTSSSAPRTSTRSTVGGGDDRICALGGNDTVNGGLGNDRIDGGSGNDTIHGDVSTATGNASGGGNDRLFGGEGNDNIAGDSIAFDGNASGGGRDFIDGGPGIDNLSGDSISVTGDATGAGDDIIRGGPGPNGLWGDSGAARNAHGSGGNDQLDLGPDGGFALGDHNIFDPQGGRATGAGKDRITGGSAPDALVGESSVVDASQTFAESDVLMGRGGDDVLFGDNADFNLATSVGAAGGNDRLFGETGDDTLKAGSANDILNGGQQTDDCDGEAGNRDVAVQCETVNGVP; encoded by the coding sequence ATGGGACGCCCGGCGACGACGTCATCGTCGGCTCCCCGGACGTCGACACGATCGACGGTGGGGGGCGGCGACGACCGCATCTGCGCCCTGGGTGGCAATGACACTGTGAATGGCGGCCTCGGCAACGACCGGATCGACGGCGGCTCCGGGAACGACACCATCCACGGCGACGTCTCCACCGCCACCGGTAACGCCAGCGGTGGCGGGAACGACCGGCTGTTCGGCGGCGAAGGCAACGACAACATCGCCGGTGACAGCATCGCCTTCGACGGCAACGCCAGCGGTGGGGGCAGGGACTTCATCGACGGGGGCCCCGGGATCGACAACCTCAGCGGCGACAGCATCTCGGTGACGGGCGACGCCACTGGTGCAGGCGACGACATCATCCGAGGTGGCCCGGGCCCCAACGGTCTCTGGGGCGACAGCGGCGCCGCCCGCAACGCCCACGGAAGCGGCGGCAATGACCAGCTGGACCTCGGCCCTGACGGAGGTTTTGCCCTCGGCGATCACAACATCTTCGACCCCCAGGGCGGCCGAGCGACCGGCGCCGGCAAAGACCGGATCACCGGCGGAAGCGCCCCGGACGCTCTTGTCGGTGAGAGCTCGGTGGTGGACGCGTCCCAGACATTCGCCGAAAGCGATGTGCTGATGGGACGCGGCGGCGACGACGTCCTGTTCGGCGACAACGCCGATTTCAATCTCGCCACGAGCGTAGGCGCTGCAGGCGGCAACGACCGCCTCTTCGGTGAGACCGGCGACGACACCCTCAAGGCCGGTTCGGCCAACGACATCCTCAACGGAGGGCAGCAAACGGACGACTGCGACGGCGAGGCAGGCAACCGCGATGTCGCCGTGCAGTGCGAGACGGTCAACGGCGTCCCGTAG
- a CDS encoding GNAT family N-acetyltransferase, which translates to MVDREVRREEGAEVSLGTLSGTTLSLRWVPPEPLTQADRAAVTAIRAFRGKAWYESGARPWFLADDSTFHDVGEPVEHDFGAWHGLARDDGGHLTGCVRVTPVDQAASSPALAALDANTLDGVLSRIGRPATGQGAELGKLVVHPAHRGGRTASLLVALSLAVGRALRRTRAWGFVATGRGQHRFLAHYGCHDLGHVREYPLYGEETRLMWCDLTAPAGRFEPLVSELAGRISINEPSRRPLPAVTEQPPRTRGLNVDGRPCAAASEPTVRRGPAA; encoded by the coding sequence ATGGTTGACCGTGAGGTTCGGCGTGAGGAGGGTGCCGAGGTTTCCCTCGGCACCCTCTCCGGAACGACGTTGTCCCTGCGATGGGTGCCGCCCGAGCCGCTCACCCAAGCGGACCGGGCAGCGGTGACGGCGATCCGCGCCTTCAGGGGCAAGGCCTGGTACGAATCGGGCGCGCGGCCGTGGTTCCTCGCGGACGACTCCACGTTCCATGATGTGGGGGAGCCGGTGGAGCATGATTTTGGGGCCTGGCACGGTCTCGCCAGGGACGACGGTGGGCATCTCACCGGCTGCGTGCGGGTCACACCGGTGGACCAGGCCGCGTCCAGCCCTGCACTGGCCGCACTGGACGCGAACACACTCGACGGTGTCCTGAGCCGGATAGGCCGCCCGGCCACCGGCCAGGGTGCCGAGCTGGGCAAGCTGGTCGTCCATCCCGCCCACCGCGGGGGGCGTACCGCGTCACTGCTCGTCGCACTGTCCCTCGCCGTCGGACGTGCCCTGCGCCGAACCCGGGCCTGGGGTTTCGTGGCCACAGGACGGGGACAGCACCGGTTCCTCGCTCACTACGGATGCCATGACCTGGGGCACGTACGGGAGTACCCGCTCTACGGCGAGGAGACCCGCCTGATGTGGTGCGACCTGACCGCCCCCGCCGGGAGATTCGAACCACTGGTCAGTGAGCTGGCCGGCCGGATCTCGATCAACGAGCCATCTCGCCGTCCCCTGCCGGCAGTTACAGAGCAACCACCCCGAACGAGAGGCCTGAACGTTGACGGCCGTCCCTGTGCAGCTGCGTCCGAGCCGACAGTACGTCGTGGACCGGCTGCGTGA
- a CDS encoding DUF6186 family protein: protein MAEHPVIGYLVWAVLFGAVFAWEGITLVRADDAFPTLSDAMRAVMRYPVGRWALFAFWLWFGWHTFVRGWHFLLRDAP from the coding sequence ATGGCAGAGCATCCGGTGATCGGGTATCTCGTCTGGGCGGTACTGTTCGGCGCCGTGTTCGCCTGGGAGGGAATCACCCTCGTCCGGGCCGACGACGCGTTTCCCACGCTCAGCGATGCCATGCGCGCGGTCATGCGCTACCCCGTCGGCCGATGGGCGCTGTTCGCCTTCTGGTTGTGGTTCGGCTGGCACACCTTCGTTCGCGGCTGGCACTTCCTGCTCCGGGACGCGCCGTGA
- a CDS encoding DUF6207 family protein: MDVTAADEATARAMMTHLEKWWATSGITPVRHAPGVPGVKARVYADLRRPGTMT, encoded by the coding sequence CTGGACGTCACCGCCGCTGATGAGGCCACCGCCCGAGCGATGATGACCCACTTGGAGAAGTGGTGGGCCACCTCCGGCATCACACCCGTGCGGCACGCGCCTGGAGTGCCGGGAGTCAAAGCCCGCGTGTACGCAGACCTCCGACGCCCCGGCACCATGACCTGA
- a CDS encoding DUF1062 domain-containing protein, which yields MLENWVVVPTCLPLVLRRCHACASERFRASGKFRVNANHKLIDAWLLALCTACGETAKLTVLERMSVRSVRPELLNRMHDNDPGLTAELLQDPVVRRRNRIALDWDNAWRLDTGGSDYLDRGWGLPCSSEAESLGKIDVSVRFAARIPVRPVRLIAEGCGLSRAEVERLITEGNLVSAVRLSGKLSGDFTFTLKR from the coding sequence GTGCTCGAAAACTGGGTGGTCGTGCCCACCTGCCTGCCGCTCGTTCTCCGCCGTTGCCACGCGTGCGCGTCCGAGCGCTTCCGGGCAAGCGGTAAATTTCGCGTCAACGCAAACCATAAGCTCATCGACGCCTGGCTCCTCGCGCTCTGTACCGCTTGCGGGGAAACTGCAAAGCTCACGGTCCTGGAGCGGATGAGCGTGCGCTCCGTACGACCTGAGCTGCTGAACCGGATGCATGACAACGACCCTGGCCTGACAGCTGAGCTGCTCCAGGATCCGGTCGTGCGGCGCCGTAATCGCATCGCCCTCGACTGGGACAACGCCTGGCGCCTCGACACCGGCGGATCGGATTACCTGGACCGCGGATGGGGTCTCCCCTGCTCGAGCGAAGCCGAGAGCTTGGGGAAGATCGACGTCTCGGTCCGGTTTGCGGCGCGGATCCCTGTCCGGCCGGTGCGACTGATCGCTGAAGGTTGCGGTCTTTCGCGGGCCGAGGTCGAGAGACTGATCACGGAGGGGAACCTCGTTTCGGCAGTCCGGCTGAGCGGCAAGCTCTCCGGCGACTTCACCTTCACGCTCAAGCGCTGA
- a CDS encoding cytochrome P450, giving the protein MNALAAPYIIEQPSQLDVFTAIRDPHIRHDPYPFFAWLREHAPVHHNPTGGVWFVSRYADALRVLRDPLFHTPDSSQSGERFARYRQFPTLLSLLEGFSAAEPTQRAQLRATAARYFTPRRHQEFRSLCARHCERLLPPIVGRLRDGATVDLHAELVYPFTWSVISDVMGVPEPERARIIELALPTLAAFNPSLADEEIQRAEEAGIRLTAYFTDLLDRRRCHGPSPETPPDLVTCLSGNLPPQQAVAVLWVIWAAGYESTVGGIISGILAMLEHPDEAHFLDGTWEQADAFVTECLRYDAPIWATGSSRVPREPVDLGGVLVPPTADLRVLVGAANRDPAAFPDPDRFQPARSSNKPPMVTFGQGPHYCLGASLARIEMTTVLTQLRRRLPHLTLAAPPRRSGTGALRRYEDLMVTL; this is encoded by the coding sequence ATGAACGCACTGGCAGCCCCCTACATCATCGAACAACCGTCCCAGCTGGACGTGTTCACCGCCATCCGGGACCCCCACATCAGGCACGACCCCTACCCGTTCTTCGCCTGGCTGCGGGAACACGCCCCGGTCCACCACAATCCCACCGGCGGCGTGTGGTTCGTCAGCCGGTACGCCGACGCCCTCCGCGTCCTGCGCGACCCGCTCTTCCACACCCCCGACTCCTCACAAAGCGGCGAACGCTTCGCCCGCTACCGTCAGTTTCCGACACTGCTGTCCCTCCTGGAGGGGTTTTCCGCGGCAGAGCCCACGCAGCGTGCTCAGCTACGCGCCACAGCCGCGCGCTATTTCACCCCGCGCAGGCACCAGGAGTTCCGCTCCCTGTGCGCACGCCACTGCGAGCGGCTCCTCCCGCCGATCGTCGGCCGGCTGCGTGACGGCGCGACGGTCGACCTGCATGCCGAGCTCGTCTACCCTTTCACCTGGAGCGTCATCTCCGACGTTATGGGCGTCCCCGAGCCCGAACGCGCTCGGATCATCGAGCTCGCCCTGCCCACGCTCGCCGCCTTCAATCCCTCCCTCGCGGACGAGGAGATCCAGCGGGCGGAAGAAGCCGGCATCCGGCTCACCGCGTACTTCACCGACCTCCTGGACCGCCGTCGCTGCCACGGACCGTCCCCCGAGACGCCACCGGACCTGGTCACCTGCCTCTCCGGCAACCTGCCCCCACAACAGGCGGTCGCCGTGCTGTGGGTCATCTGGGCCGCCGGCTACGAAAGCACTGTCGGCGGCATCATCAGCGGGATCCTGGCCATGCTCGAGCACCCGGACGAGGCCCACTTCCTCGACGGCACCTGGGAACAAGCCGACGCCTTCGTCACGGAATGCCTGCGGTACGACGCACCAATCTGGGCGACCGGAAGCTCCCGTGTCCCCAGAGAACCGGTCGACTTGGGAGGCGTCCTGGTACCTCCCACGGCCGACCTGCGCGTCCTCGTCGGCGCCGCCAACCGCGACCCCGCCGCCTTCCCCGACCCCGATCGGTTCCAACCCGCACGCTCCTCGAACAAGCCCCCCATGGTCACCTTCGGCCAAGGCCCCCACTACTGCCTCGGGGCCTCCCTCGCCCGCATCGAAATGACCACTGTCCTGACCCAGCTCCGCCGTCGACTGCCGCACCTGACCCTCGCCGCCCCACCACGACGCTCCGGCACCGGAGCCCTCCGGCGCTACGAGGACCTGATGGTCACGCTATGA
- a CDS encoding DUF6207 family protein has protein sequence MTDTAPWADPGIVRVDITASDLAMARAAAARIAALWESTGGERGELAEDDNS, from the coding sequence ATGACTGACACCGCACCATGGGCCGACCCTGGCATCGTCCGCGTCGATATCACCGCCTCTGATCTCGCCATGGCCCGCGCGGCCGCCGCACGCATTGCCGCCCTGTGGGAGTCGACCGGAGGTGAGCGCGGGGAGTTGGCCGAGGACGACAACTCGTAA
- a CDS encoding EF-hand domain-containing protein yields MADPQDVSDLLERKIDVCFGHVDVDGDGVFEEADVMALAARMIAYQNVAFDAPEAQALFRSFQEFVRSIARELELTSGQIGPEQWRKGMIGTFGENPPLFDKVFRPLAAAIWRLCDRDGDGRVDAEEFLCFQKAVGSSPENRQIAFERLDLNGDGSLSVEEILSAYKDYYTSRDPQAPGNWLYGDVWDAEIWDGTKVKL; encoded by the coding sequence ATGGCAGATCCTCAGGATGTCAGCGACCTGCTGGAGCGGAAGATCGATGTCTGCTTCGGCCACGTGGACGTGGACGGCGACGGGGTGTTCGAGGAAGCGGACGTCATGGCTCTGGCGGCGCGGATGATCGCGTACCAGAACGTCGCGTTCGACGCGCCCGAGGCGCAGGCGCTGTTCCGGAGTTTCCAGGAGTTCGTGCGGAGCATCGCCCGTGAACTAGAGCTCACCAGCGGGCAGATCGGTCCGGAGCAGTGGCGCAAGGGCATGATCGGCACGTTCGGGGAGAACCCGCCGCTGTTCGACAAGGTGTTCAGGCCGCTGGCGGCGGCCATCTGGCGCCTGTGTGACCGTGACGGCGACGGGAGGGTCGACGCAGAGGAGTTCCTCTGTTTCCAGAAGGCGGTCGGGAGTTCTCCGGAGAATCGGCAGATCGCCTTCGAGCGGCTCGACCTGAACGGTGACGGGTCGCTGTCGGTGGAGGAGATCCTGTCCGCCTACAAGGACTACTACACCAGCCGGGACCCGCAGGCCCCGGGCAACTGGCTGTACGGGGATGTCTGGGACGCCGAGATCTGGGACGGGACCAAGGTCAAACTCTGA
- a CDS encoding radical SAM protein: protein MQLRPSRQYVVDRLREIRAADPELAQRLRRLQKFSGTIRTNVVFLTRACDIRCQGCWYFGHGMEKGVSETTDVDLADAFARQLAGAGVTHALLLGGEPTLVPDRIRAFTRHVRHVTVVTNGLRPLPREADFDEVNLAVSVFGGGPLDDQLRGIRPNGSRFTGLFPQALRNYQGDRRAVFIYALSDDSTEHIEDTVRRIRDNGNQVSFSFYSAYDTDTPITPDSSRREDLLNEALRVRVLYPDAVTSHPYYIRTAVTGRSHWAEFGYDVCATISETHPDHLKRLANGNPVLPEFAAYRPDLRTVQFCCTSGDCRGCRDSQAVHSWLLVSLPHFLESVARLREWVEVAESFYRQYYWSPYHPRHT, encoded by the coding sequence GTGCAGCTGCGTCCGAGCCGACAGTACGTCGTGGACCGGCTGCGTGAGATCCGGGCAGCGGATCCCGAACTGGCCCAGCGCCTGCGCCGCCTGCAGAAATTCTCCGGCACCATCCGCACCAACGTCGTCTTCCTCACCCGCGCCTGCGACATTCGCTGCCAGGGATGCTGGTACTTCGGCCACGGTATGGAAAAGGGCGTCTCCGAGACCACCGACGTGGACCTCGCCGACGCCTTCGCCCGGCAGCTCGCCGGCGCCGGGGTCACGCACGCGCTGCTCCTGGGCGGCGAGCCGACCCTGGTGCCCGACCGCATCCGGGCCTTCACCCGCCACGTCCGCCACGTCACCGTGGTCACCAATGGCCTGCGTCCGCTGCCGCGCGAAGCGGACTTCGACGAGGTCAACCTCGCCGTGTCCGTCTTCGGCGGCGGCCCCCTCGACGACCAGCTGCGCGGCATCCGCCCCAACGGCTCCCGCTTCACCGGGCTCTTCCCACAAGCCCTGCGCAACTACCAGGGCGACCGCCGCGCGGTCTTCATCTACGCGCTCTCCGACGACAGCACGGAACACATCGAGGACACCGTCCGCCGCATCCGCGACAACGGCAACCAGGTCAGCTTCAGCTTCTACAGCGCCTACGACACCGACACCCCCATCACTCCCGACTCGTCCCGGCGCGAAGACCTGCTGAACGAGGCCCTTCGCGTCCGTGTGCTGTACCCGGACGCCGTCACCAGCCACCCCTACTACATCCGCACCGCCGTGACCGGACGCTCCCACTGGGCTGAATTCGGCTACGACGTCTGCGCCACCATCAGCGAAACACACCCCGACCACCTCAAGCGCCTCGCCAACGGAAACCCCGTACTGCCGGAGTTTGCCGCCTACCGGCCGGATTTACGGACGGTGCAATTCTGCTGTACCTCCGGAGACTGCCGCGGCTGCCGCGACAGCCAGGCCGTCCACAGCTGGCTACTGGTCAGCCTTCCCCATTTCCTCGAAAGCGTCGCCCGACTACGCGAATGGGTCGAAGTGGCGGAGAGCTTCTACCGCCAGTACTACTGGTCCCCCTACCACCCGAGGCACACATGA
- a CDS encoding helix-turn-helix transcriptional regulator, protein MSHDLISLPQQFLPSERPPHRLCCQTLLRPGSLTFFDTTRPYTVTYPALFRMHVFQIPRWMLGVREADLRRITAMPVDADTQNEGTTVSRWILHRRLEAGRRELSRPRHAGPSVTAVAHCWGFTSTSHFSRSFRAAYGMSPRERRNTADRDRT, encoded by the coding sequence ATGTCCCACGACCTGATCAGCCTCCCGCAGCAGTTCCTCCCCTCGGAGCGCCCACCGCACCGGCTGTGCTGCCAGACACTGCTCCGGCCCGGATCCCTCACCTTCTTCGACACCACCCGCCCCTACACGGTCACCTACCCCGCCCTCTTCCGCATGCACGTCTTCCAGATACCGCGGTGGATGCTGGGCGTGCGCGAGGCCGACCTGCGGCGCATCACCGCGATGCCCGTGGATGCCGATACCCAGAACGAGGGCACCACCGTCAGCCGGTGGATCCTGCACCGCCGACTGGAGGCGGGCCGACGAGAACTCAGCCGCCCCCGCCACGCCGGCCCGTCAGTGACCGCTGTCGCACATTGCTGGGGCTTCACCAGCACCTCCCACTTCAGCCGCTCCTTCCGAGCGGCCTACGGCATGTCACCCCGCGAACGGCGCAACACCGCAGACCGCGACCGAACATGA